The Streptomyces taklimakanensis nucleotide sequence TCCGCCTTCTCGGTGCTTGGGGCTCCCCCGGTAGCCCGCATTCTGGCAGGCCGCACCGGCGGGCGGACGGTCAGACGCGGCGGCCGGCGTGTGAAGCGCCGCCGAAGAGGCGGGCGAGGAGGCGGAAGGGCAGCGTCACCACGGTTGCGATGGCGCCGCCGACGGTACGGAGTGCGTCTGCGATGGCTCGGAACATGTGATATCGGATGACCGCCGACGTTCCGGGTAAACCCCCCCGGAGCCGGGGCCGTTCCGCTCAGCCCCTTCCGAACGCGTCCGCCGGGAAGGCGCCCGCGCTCAGGAGCGCGCCGGTGAAGGCGCCGCACAGCTCGGTCAGTCGCTCGGTGCCCGCCGCGCCCAGGTGCTCGTACGGGGCGGAGTCGAGCCGGTCGGTCTCCTCCTCCAACTCCTTGCGCAGGGCGACACCGGCCTCGGTCAGCTCGGCCCCCGAGGGGGCGCCGGCCAGCAGCCCGCGTCCGCGCAGCCGTTCCTGGGTCGCCTCCCAGTCCCGACGGCTCCAACCGCGGGTGGCCAGCACCCACGCGGGACTCATCCCGCGGCCGCCGGCGGTGTGGCTGACCAGCGCCTCCAGCGGGTCCAGCCCGGCGTGCAGCAGGACGGCCACATGGGCGTCGCCGCGGTGCTCGCGCAGCAGCGAGGCCGCGTGCCACAGGGCCAGGTGCGGCGCCTGGGGCACCGGGAGGTCGGCCAGGGAGGCGTACAGCGGGCGGCCCGGCCGGGAGCACGCCTCGGTGGCGCGCAGCGCCAGGCCGGCGGCCTCGGCCATCTCCTTCGAGTCCACCGCCTCCTCGCCCAGCAGTCGACGCAGCATCGAGTCGGCGGCGCGCAGCCGCGCCTCGAGCACCGTCTCGGGCGACGCCGAATCCCACACGCCCGGCAGGTGGCGGGCGACGAGATCGGGGTGGAAGTTGTGGAAGGTCGCGGTGACGACTCCCGGGCCGACCCGGCCCAGGGAGGCGGCGCGTCCCGCGAAGTAGACCGCGGACGGGTCCTCGATGCCGTACGGGGCCAGCTCCCGGGCCAGGTCG carries:
- a CDS encoding LPFR motif small protein, with translation MFRAIADALRTVGGAIATVVTLPFRLLARLFGGASHAGRRV
- a CDS encoding SCO6745 family protein: MTSLPARAGRRCHNVVNPLHSAVYFTPDLARELAPYGIEDPSAVYFAGRAASLGRVGPGVVTATFHNFHPDLVARHLPGVWDSASPETVLEARLRAADSMLRRLLGEEAVDSKEMAEAAGLALRATEACSRPGRPLYASLADLPVPQAPHLALWHAASLLREHRGDAHVAVLLHAGLDPLEALVSHTAGGRGMSPAWVLATRGWSRRDWEATQERLRGRGLLAGAPSGAELTEAGVALRKELEEETDRLDSAPYEHLGAAGTERLTELCGAFTGALLSAGAFPADAFGRG